The window CGGCTATTGCACacaatttttgacaaaattTTGCGTACGCAAATCAACTTTAGAAAAATTGAGATACGTAaacaatttttcttttgaatctCGTGCTCCCACATTAACTCATTGATGGTATGAGACGCCTATATATACAAGCGTTTGAGGTCCCTAAACATACAATCTCATACAGAATAATACACCATCTATAGAGAGATTGGAGTTTTTAGAATGCTTCAATCAGAGTAAAATCAGAAAAATCAACAGATGATTCAATGGCTGGAGGTAACGCTCGATTTAGCTTCTGCATaattgtttatcatgtttttatatacgtgcagaaacatgatttttagaaaaaattcttgcagtgtatgtatatgtgtgtatataaatTACTATATATAGTAACTTGTACGCAAATGACCTTGTTTTGGTTTATTTCAACTCTTGTATGTTATTTAAACTTACTATGTATTTTAGTATCGTCTATAATTTCGATATTTGTagttacatatttttaacacacaattaaattatttagcttaattattttaattttctttttaaaataatttttgctAATTCTGATCAAATATTGGTTAATTAAAAATCAGGTTCTTACATGGAAACACTTCCAAAAACTCAAGGATGTAATATATTTCCACAATTCTTGAGGAGTCATATATTATAAGTACACTTTTAGTTGGTCAATGAAGGAGAGTAGTAAATTGCCCATTTTGTGAGAGTCATCAAAATATGTTTCTTGGGTGgttttaaggttttaaaaaaaattaattgcagCTTTATCATCAATTGAAGATTTTGGTACAACGATATGAGCTCGATTCTTTAACTAGAATCAAACTAACATGTTCAAATTTTATGAATTATAAGATAAGAAAATTGTCAGGACGATGATTGCTGAAAGCCATAATTTATATTGCCATATAGGGAGAGCTACAGAAATTAGGCTCCAAATTGTTGCAttctttaaaaagatttgagGTACAAACAAGcttcatattttatgattagTTAACTTATTCAATAAATGgttgcatttttattttcaaaagagtCGATGATGATATATTAGcaaaaaccaagaagaaattaTTCTAAATATAGAAACTATACTATATTTGAGACAAAAAAATGAAGTCTATGTATTTGGGGTGAAGGAAATATACAtagtaattaataaaatacatacaTGTGTAGTGGGATAAAGACATACATCACAACATTTCAAGAGATGGTTACACGAATATCATAAAATACTAGGAAATGTTACATGAATACATTAATTATGCTTATATTCCAACCTAATAAATCTTTATATCAAAATTCTCGtctttttaattattcattACATGTGTAGTTCAAtagtctttattttttttagtatcaTATGCCCTGATCAGTTTAAGTAAATATTGTATGATCAACTAGAGAACCAGTCAAAAAATCAAACATCTTCACAAATATGCCTTGGCGACAAGTCCAATTGATTAAAGTAATTCCTAGGTTGTACATATatattaagcaattaaaaccgGGAAATATCTAAAAATTAGTAGTGTATATAtggatattgatattgtgcacaCACGGAGGAGGATACGATCCGAAAGAAGATTTATGTGGCGTACAAAATCTAACTGACTCctgattttcttgaattttactCATTAAAATTAAATCGACCGTTTTTGCATGGTTTGAGAGAGACAATGTTGAGTGCGAACCATTTGATAAGGAATTATCCAtactattaattatattaaaaatgtgGTCATCATATTAGCTATCTTAGAGgataccaaaatatttaatttcataattacccTTCTTACTCCACTAAAAACCTTCTCAAGTCACtctatattttacatagaaaaaaatataaaaaaacttcttttttaaatcgaacaactcttctaaattgaaaataatttcatgttaattgtttagtattatttggtcaaattaaaaataataataacacatgcgACACGTGTGTATTTTTTACCGGTATATATTAATTGTCGGTCGTCTTTTCACTATATGTATGCAATTCTCATGAGTAAATGTTATACTCGGTGCACACCAAAACTATGGTTTTTTTGTTAGTGAATCTAGGGCATTTTATGTTGTCGGCGTCCCCAACATCGGTTTCTGCTAAACTATGAGCAATATCAATTTGACATTTTTCTGACATATTTGCTGAGACGGACTgaagattaattatttaatcatatGGCGATGAAAATCGAGTGAGAAATATACCATTTTATTTATTCCACAGCAGAAGGGCTTACTTGATTCAAGCTGGCGGCTTTAGATTCATGAATATCGGATGTTTTACACTCGTCCTCTTCTTATTTTTAAACACAATCCCTCTTGCCTGAGCTTGACACTCCTTCACTTCGCGCAAATATGCCCGAATCGACCCGTTTCCGAAAGGGTTTCTCTCCGGTGATCCACCGTTCTTTTCGTAAGCTGCCCTGAGTCGTCCGATCAAAGCATCGAGACTGCCCCAAGCCTGCCTTAACGGGCAGGTGCAAGGCTCCGGCGGATCAGGCCGGCCAAAGAACACACAACCTTGTAAATGAACCTTGGTCTTTCCGAACTGATCTAAGTATCGaaggaatttaataacatgGTTACAATTGCATTGAGATAAAGAGAGAGGAGGCTTCTGGGTTTCCAAGTACTGCCCCAAAGAGTTCCAGTCTCGTCTCTTTTGGGATTCATAGCGGCTGAGCCGCCGCGGTCCCTGAATATCGCTGCCCTCGGAGGTTCCAACATGATATTCGTTTGAGATGATTGTTGCAGAAGAAGAATTCATGCTTATTTTCGGCAATTGGAGAAAAAGAAAGGGTGTTGGGGGACAGAAATTCCTGAAGATGGAAGAGTACGGTGAAGCCTGTAGAGAGATGAGATCAATCACGCCTCACTTTGTTTAAGTAGACATGAAATATTGAGGCCGCTGCGGATACTTCGTAATCCATTATCATACTGTACCTGCATGAATTAATtcttttacatatatataataaattattttataattaactaaaataattatttaagtagaatagtttgttggaaaattttgatgcttaatgaatgaaaattaagcaaattaatcaatgtgtttgattggaaaaattcgaaaagaaaaacgaagcttaatgaactaatattaagttcggtggttctgaattaaactcgaaacgagttcatcaaatgttgaaagaaactcaaacgagtagtcgtaacatgtaagggacgaaaatcggaaaaaaaaaattactgtagcaggcgcgcacatgcgcgcgcCTGTCGAGAAGCTCTCGGCAGGCGCTGCCGAGCGCTGCCGGGAGCGCTCGGCAGCACGTGCACAGGGGAGCCTGGACGCGCCCCTTCACGTTTTTTCGTGTCCCTTCGGGTTTTTCTGATGTTTTTTCAattccttggcattgtttgatgattgtggtcaGTTACAATGGTCAAGGGACACCAtatgaatgaaagatcatgtcttttcacatgaaaatcattaaatacatgattattcaaaatcaaaacatacaTTTACATCTTTTTGCATCTCCTTTTTCCTTTCTTCAACAAGAGAGAGGTCCTTCATTTTcttgtgatagaacttgaatatttgagtgctcattattcaagtgttgtagttgtatcttgggagaaaaTTGCCACAAactctagcacattgtgagggcaaactcttcttaaggagaaagtgttcaatacttgcctctacaaaaccattttcattgttttcttcttgccTTCCTCTCATATTTGAATACCCCAAACAAcaatcttaagaagaattttggatttttaatcATTTGCAAGAAGATTTTCAATGACATCATCATCTACAACACCACATCCAACCATTGCACAAGGAGAGAAACCAGAAAAGTTTTCTGGTGCAGATTTCAAAAGATGGCAACAAAAGATGCTCTTCTATCTCACAACCATGAGTTTGTCAAGGTTCTTGAAGGAGGATCCTCCCCCCGTTGCTGAAAACGAGACAGACACCAACATGAGGGCCGCTTTGGATGCATGGATCCAAAGTGATTTTCTATGCAAGAACTACATCCTCAATGGACTTGACAATGCATTGTACAATGTGTATTGTAAAGTCAAGACCGCCAAGGAACTTTGGGATATGCTTGATAAGAAATACAGGGCGGAGGATGCGGGCTTGAAGAAGTTCATTGTTGGGAGATTTTTGGACTTcaagatggtggactcaaaatcCGTAATGAGTCAAGTGCAAGAACTACAACTTATCTTGCACGAGATTCATGCGGAAGGAAT of the Primulina huaijiensis isolate GDHJ02 chromosome 1, ASM1229523v2, whole genome shotgun sequence genome contains:
- the LOC140973401 gene encoding protein LIGHT-DEPENDENT SHORT HYPOCOTYLS 10-like; the protein is MNSSSATIISNEYHVGTSEGSDIQGPRRLSRYESQKRRDWNSLGQYLETQKPPLSLSQCNCNHVIKFLRYLDQFGKTKVHLQGCVFFGRPDPPEPCTCPLRQAWGSLDALIGRLRAAYEKNGGSPERNPFGNGSIRAYLREVKECQAQARGIVFKNKKRTSVKHPIFMNLKPPA